A window of Microbacterium lushaniae genomic DNA:
GCGCACGTAACGGTAGGTCCGTTGCGTCGAGGTGGTCCGCAGCTGCATCCGGCGCTCCTGTCCGACGGGGCCCCATCATGTCACCGACGAGCGACGGTTCTGGGAGACTTGCGCGCATGCGGGAATTCATGCGCGGGGCGGGCACGCTGGGTCGCGGGTTCGGGATGTGGCGGCGGATCCCCGGCGCGATGGCGCTGGGGCTCGTGCCCGCCGCGATCGTGGCGCTGCTGATGCTCGCCGGGCTCATCGCACTGGGGATGGCGCTGCCGCAATTGGTCGTCACGCTCACTCCCTTCGCGGAAGGATGGCCGGAGTTCTGGGCGGGGGCCGTGCGCCTCGTGCTGGGCGTGGCCACGTTCGGCGGGGCGCTCTTCCTGGCCGCGTCGACCACCACTGCGCTGACCCTCACCCTGGGCGAACCGTTCTACGACCGCATCTGGCGCGCCGTGGAGCGCGACGTGACCGGATCCATCCCCGAAGCCGGCTACGGCTTCTGGCGCGCCGCCGGCGATGCACTGTCGCTGTTCCTCCGGGGTGTCGGCGTCGCGCTCCTGGCGTGGCTGGTGGGGTTGGTCCCGGTGGTGGGCGGGGTCGCCGGCGCCGCACTCGGCGTGGCCCTGACCGGCCGCCTGCTGGCGGACGAGCTCAGCTCCCGCGCCCTCACCGCGCGGGGCATCGGCCCCGCCGAGCGCAAGCGCCTCCTGCGCACCTCCCGCGCGCGTGCCCTCGGATTCGGCGTCGCGACGCAGCTGTGCTTCCTGATCCCCTTCGGCGCGATCGCCGTGATGCCCGCAGCCGTGGCCGGGGCCACGCTGCTGGCCCAGGATGTGCTGCGCGTCAGCGCGGTGCCGGGGCCCCCCGTGCGCCCGACTGCAGCGCCCGGATGAGCGTCGCGGAGTCGTACGGCCCGACGTGCCGGTACCCGTTGACGAAGAACGACGGCGTGGAGTTCAGGTCCATGATCTCCGCATCCAGCCGGTCGTCCTGAATGTGGCGCAGCACGCGCGCCGATGCGAAGTCGTCGGCGAAGCGGTCGGGATCCAGCCCCAGCATCTCGGCGTAGCGGAACAGGTCATCGCGCTCGAGGTGGCCCTGATGCGCGAACAGCTTGGTCGCCATCTGGAGGAACTGCCCCTGTATGGCCGCCGCCTCCGCGGCCTGAGCGGCCTCCTGCGCGTGCGGGTGGACGTGATCCAGCGGCAGATGACGCCACACCCAGCGGACGTCGGCGCCGAAGTGCTCGCGCACCGCGTCCACCGAGCCGGTCGCGCGGCTGCAGAAGGGGCACTCGAAATCGCCGTACTCGACGATCTCGTACGGCGCGGCCATGCTGCCTTTGACGTGGTCGCGCGTAGGGTCCACCGGTCGGGCCAGCCGCGCTCCGATCGCCTGCGGAGGGCTGAGGCGGTCGCCGATCGCCAGGATCGCCCATCCCAGGAAGAAGGCCAGCACGGATGCGGCCAGCACGGCCACGCGCGCGATGTCCTGCGTCTCGGGGTCGCTGATGGCGATGGGGACGAGGAAGAGGGAGATGGTGAATCCGATCCCCGACAGCGCCGCCCCGCCCGCGATGCGGTGAAGACTCAGGCCCGGTGCGAGCTGCCCCCGCCCGACGGCGCACACCAGCCAGGTCGCGCCGAAGATGCCGAGGGATTTGCCCACGATGAGCCCCGCGAGGATCCCCCATGCGACGGGCGAGGCGAG
This region includes:
- a CDS encoding EI24 domain-containing protein, translating into MREFMRGAGTLGRGFGMWRRIPGAMALGLVPAAIVALLMLAGLIALGMALPQLVVTLTPFAEGWPEFWAGAVRLVLGVATFGGALFLAASTTTALTLTLGEPFYDRIWRAVERDVTGSIPEAGYGFWRAAGDALSLFLRGVGVALLAWLVGLVPVVGGVAGAALGVALTGRLLADELSSRALTARGIGPAERKRLLRTSRARALGFGVATQLCFLIPFGAIAVMPAAVAGATLLAQDVLRVSAVPGPPVRPTAAPG